One window of the Dehalococcoidales bacterium genome contains the following:
- a CDS encoding DRTGG domain-containing protein, protein MNNIIIGSVSENSGKTSFIIGLAKAAGKKFGYLKPFGDKLIYRKKRLWDYDAALITNIFGLQQSSDEMTIGFEHAKLRYMYDEAGTKAKLLDMVRNLDSANELLIIEGGKELSYGASVRLDTLSLVKYTGGKLVLVVSGDEGRIIDDITFIKTYVDMAGIDCSVIINKIKNLDDYKASYLPDIKSMGVNVLGVIPDEAELTYPTMAYLAEKLQARTIAGESGLKNRIKHIFIGSKSADTAVRDPRFNQQDKLIIASGDRSDYIASALVVPASGIILTNNILPPPYLLTKLSDASIPVLLVPYDTYETAKQIDEAVPLLTRDDADNIRLLQTLVEQNVDIKSLLS, encoded by the coding sequence ATGAACAATATCATTATAGGCTCCGTCAGTGAGAATTCGGGCAAGACCAGTTTCATCATCGGCCTGGCTAAAGCCGCGGGCAAGAAATTCGGTTACCTGAAGCCCTTTGGCGATAAGCTGATTTACCGCAAAAAGCGACTCTGGGACTACGATGCCGCTTTGATTACCAATATCTTTGGCTTGCAGCAAAGCTCCGATGAAATGACCATCGGCTTTGAGCACGCCAAGCTGCGCTATATGTACGATGAAGCCGGCACCAAGGCCAAGCTGCTGGACATGGTGCGCAACCTGGATAGCGCCAACGAGCTGCTGATTATCGAAGGCGGCAAGGAGCTTTCCTACGGCGCTTCCGTCCGGCTGGACACGCTTTCACTGGTGAAGTACACCGGCGGCAAGCTGGTGCTGGTGGTCAGCGGTGATGAAGGCCGCATTATCGACGATATTACTTTCATCAAGACCTACGTTGATATGGCGGGCATTGATTGCAGCGTCATCATCAATAAAATCAAAAACCTTGATGATTACAAGGCCAGCTACCTGCCGGACATTAAGAGCATGGGCGTGAATGTCCTGGGCGTTATCCCCGATGAGGCGGAGCTTACTTACCCCACTATGGCTTACCTGGCGGAAAAGCTTCAGGCGCGCACTATCGCCGGGGAAAGCGGTCTCAAGAACCGCATTAAGCACATCTTCATCGGCTCCAAGTCTGCGGATACCGCCGTGCGCGACCCCCGCTTCAACCAGCAGGACAAGCTGATTATCGCCTCCGGTGACCGCTCGGACTATATCGCCTCCGCTTTGGTCGTCCCCGCCTCCGGCATTATCCTGACCAATAACATCCTGCCGCCGCCTTATCTCCTCACCAAGCTTTCGGATGCCAGTATCCCGGTCCTGCTGGTGCCTTATGACACCTATGAGACCGCCAAGCAGATAGATGAAGCGGTGCCGCTCTTGACCAGGGACGATGCGGATAACATCCGTTTGCTCCAGACCCTCGTCGAGCAGAACGTGGATATCAAGAGTCTTTTAAGCTAG
- a CDS encoding acetate--CoA ligase family protein — translation MYNKPDIKFLFEPRSIAIIGASRDSSRIGYKILQNVILSGFKGGIYPVNPENGLILGKQAYASVDDIPGVVDIACIVIRAKDVFNCVKSCAAKEVKFCVIIASGFSEVGNSAEEKQIVAYAREHGMRILGPNVFGIYSSVSSLNATFGPSNVKPGNVSVITQSGAVGIGMMGKTVTQNIGLSTIVSVGNKSDLDECDILEYLVEQEQTKIILMYIEGVNNGEQLVKILKRTTRLKPVVVIKSGRSRRGALAAASHTSSLAGEDRTFDDIIRQCGVMRSESIYDALHWCQYLSVEPVPRGENTVIITNGGGMGVLAADACEKYNVNLYDDLKDLDKTFSPVLPSFGSSKNPVDLSGQASAEYYDKALTAALDNKEIHAVICLACETAVFDPDGFFEVIRKQMPQYLKKKPLIVSLFGGAQIENCLNGLKKLNIAAFEDVYEAVSLLGAVYANYHTRRQPVEELPHLDIDSARLNALIGRVRADNRTFLLAHEAQAFMKIAGIPVPESRVARDINEAVNFAAEIGYPVAMKIVSKDIIHKSDAGGIALDLQNRDEVITAYEAIIHNVRAHKHDAVIEGVEIVEMILSETETIVAARRDHAFGPMVMFGLGGIYVEVMKDVTFRAFPLGRNEALKMISQVRSYPLLLGVRGEKRKDIDAVADAIIKTGTILQECQDITDIEINPLGVFSQGEGVKAVDIRILLSKPQEAS, via the coding sequence ATGTACAACAAACCTGATATAAAATTTCTGTTTGAGCCAAGGAGTATTGCCATTATCGGCGCTTCGCGTGACAGCAGCCGTATCGGCTATAAAATCCTTCAGAACGTCATTCTCTCCGGCTTTAAGGGCGGGATATATCCCGTCAACCCGGAAAACGGATTGATTCTGGGTAAACAGGCCTATGCCAGCGTGGATGACATCCCCGGCGTGGTGGATATCGCCTGTATCGTCATCCGCGCCAAGGATGTTTTCAACTGCGTAAAAAGCTGCGCCGCCAAGGAAGTCAAATTCTGCGTCATCATCGCCTCCGGTTTCTCGGAGGTGGGCAACAGCGCTGAGGAAAAGCAAATCGTGGCCTACGCCCGGGAGCACGGCATGCGCATCCTGGGCCCCAACGTTTTCGGCATCTATTCCTCGGTTTCTTCCCTGAACGCCACCTTCGGGCCGTCCAACGTCAAGCCGGGCAATGTCAGCGTCATCACCCAGAGCGGCGCCGTGGGCATCGGCATGATGGGCAAGACCGTCACCCAGAACATCGGGCTGTCCACCATCGTCTCGGTGGGCAACAAGTCGGACCTGGACGAGTGCGATATCCTGGAGTACCTGGTGGAGCAGGAGCAGACCAAGATTATCCTGATGTACATCGAGGGCGTCAACAACGGCGAGCAGCTGGTGAAAATCCTCAAGCGGACCACCCGGCTGAAACCGGTCGTCGTTATCAAGTCCGGCCGTTCCCGCCGCGGCGCTCTGGCCGCTGCCTCCCATACCAGCTCGCTGGCCGGTGAAGACCGCACTTTCGATGATATTATCCGCCAGTGCGGCGTCATGCGCTCGGAAAGCATTTATGATGCCTTGCACTGGTGCCAGTACCTTTCCGTGGAGCCGGTGCCCCGCGGGGAAAATACCGTTATCATCACCAACGGCGGCGGCATGGGTGTCCTGGCCGCTGACGCCTGTGAAAAGTATAACGTCAATCTTTACGACGATTTGAAAGACCTGGACAAGACCTTCTCCCCCGTCCTCCCTTCCTTCGGCTCCTCCAAGAACCCCGTCGACCTTTCCGGCCAGGCCTCCGCCGAATATTACGATAAGGCCCTGACCGCCGCCCTGGATAACAAGGAAATTCACGCGGTCATCTGCCTTGCCTGTGAGACTGCCGTGTTTGACCCGGACGGCTTTTTCGAGGTTATCCGTAAGCAGATGCCGCAGTACCTGAAAAAGAAACCCCTCATCGTGTCGCTTTTCGGCGGCGCCCAGATAGAAAACTGCCTTAACGGGCTGAAGAAGCTGAACATCGCCGCTTTTGAGGATGTCTATGAGGCGGTCTCCCTGCTCGGCGCGGTCTATGCCAACTATCACACCCGGCGGCAGCCGGTGGAAGAGCTGCCGCATCTGGATATAGACTCCGCCAGGCTCAACGCCCTTATCGGCCGCGTCCGGGCGGATAACCGCACCTTCCTCCTCGCCCATGAGGCGCAGGCTTTTATGAAAATCGCCGGTATTCCCGTCCCTGAAAGCCGCGTCGCCCGGGACATTAATGAGGCGGTGAACTTCGCCGCGGAAATCGGCTATCCCGTCGCCATGAAAATCGTTTCCAAGGACATCATCCATAAGAGTGATGCCGGCGGCATCGCCCTTGACCTGCAAAACCGCGATGAGGTCATCACCGCTTATGAAGCCATCATCCACAACGTGCGCGCCCACAAGCATGACGCCGTTATCGAGGGCGTGGAAATCGTGGAAATGATTTTGTCGGAGACGGAGACTATCGTGGCCGCCCGGCGTGACCACGCTTTCGGCCCGATGGTGATGTTCGGCCTGGGCGGCATTTACGTGGAGGTCATGAAGGACGTCACTTTCCGCGCCTTCCCCCTTGGCCGCAACGAGGCTTTGAAGATGATTAGCCAGGTGCGTTCCTACCCGTTGCTGCTGGGCGTGCGCGGTGAAAAGAGGAAAGATATAGACGCCGTGGCGGATGCCATCATCAAGACCGGCACCATTCTCCAGGAGTGCCAGGATATTACGGATATTGAAATCAATCCTTTGGGGGTCTTCAGCCAGGGTGAAGGCGTGAAGGCCGTTGATATCAGAATTTTACTTTCGAAACCGCAGGAGGCATCATAA
- a CDS encoding GNAT family N-acetyltransferase: MANLDPLEHIKKEYPQKFANEEFIFGHIHRGDRIFISSACAEPQYLVSALIRYVESYPKAFFDTEVIHIWTLGLAPYTEERFKYNFRHNSFFIGNSTREAVNQGMADYTPVFLSEVPHLFQQKKIPIDTALIQTSPPDIHGYMSLGVSVDIVKAAVEQASLIIAQVNSAMPRTHGDSFIHASKVDFLVPYDEPILEYHYAEDIHPEVTQEIGNYVSRLVQDGDTIQVGYGTLPDAVLINLAGKKHLGVHTELLSDGLVELMKMGVIDNSRKTVDKNKTVTAFCMGSRDTYDYVNDNTSIQFRAVDYTNNLFTIAGQDSFTAINSALEIDLTGQATAESLGKVFYSGMGGQANFMRGAVLAKRGKAILCLPSTTSKGNISRIVPFLKEGAGVTLNRGDVHYVVTEYGIAYLHGKNIRERAMELISIAHPRFRRDLIQKAKEQNLIYKDQAYIAGKVGEYPRELETYRTTRAGLEISLRPVKISDEPLLKDLFYSLSDNSLYRRFMSHRKDMPHERLQEFVVIDYHREVSIVATINEDGKETIVGLGQYLMLPDAHVAEIAFVVNDAYQNKGIGNELLSYLTYLAKKQGLLGFTAEVLMENSPMLHLFEKMGFFIDKRLEGETYELKMAFSEAKSNVQQT; encoded by the coding sequence GTGGCAAACCTCGATCCCCTGGAACATATCAAGAAAGAGTACCCCCAGAAATTCGCCAACGAGGAATTCATTTTTGGTCATATCCATCGTGGTGATAGGATTTTTATTTCTTCCGCCTGCGCTGAGCCGCAGTACCTCGTTTCCGCTTTAATCCGTTACGTGGAGTCCTATCCCAAGGCCTTCTTTGATACGGAGGTCATCCATATCTGGACGCTGGGTCTGGCGCCCTATACGGAGGAGCGGTTCAAGTACAATTTCCGCCACAACTCTTTCTTCATCGGCAACAGCACCCGGGAAGCGGTCAACCAGGGTATGGCGGACTACACCCCGGTCTTTCTTTCGGAAGTCCCCCATCTCTTCCAGCAAAAGAAAATCCCCATTGACACCGCGCTGATTCAGACGTCCCCCCCGGATATTCACGGCTATATGAGCCTCGGCGTCAGCGTGGATATCGTTAAAGCCGCCGTGGAGCAGGCTTCGCTGATTATCGCCCAGGTCAACTCCGCTATGCCCCGCACCCACGGTGACAGCTTTATTCACGCCAGTAAGGTGGATTTCCTGGTGCCCTATGATGAGCCTATCCTGGAGTACCATTATGCGGAAGATATCCACCCGGAGGTTACCCAGGAGATAGGCAACTATGTCTCCCGGCTGGTGCAGGACGGGGACACTATCCAGGTGGGCTACGGCACCCTGCCGGACGCCGTCCTCATCAACCTGGCCGGCAAAAAGCACCTCGGCGTCCATACCGAGCTGCTCAGCGACGGCCTGGTGGAGCTTATGAAGATGGGCGTTATCGATAACTCCCGGAAAACGGTGGACAAGAACAAGACCGTCACCGCCTTCTGCATGGGCAGCCGTGATACCTACGACTATGTTAACGATAACACCTCTATCCAGTTCCGTGCGGTGGACTATACCAATAATCTTTTCACCATCGCCGGGCAGGACTCTTTTACCGCCATCAACAGCGCCCTGGAAATTGATTTGACCGGCCAGGCCACTGCGGAATCTTTGGGCAAGGTTTTTTACAGCGGCATGGGCGGCCAGGCCAACTTCATGCGCGGCGCGGTGCTGGCCAAGCGCGGCAAGGCTATTCTTTGCCTCCCCTCCACCACCAGCAAGGGCAATATCTCCCGCATCGTGCCCTTCCTTAAAGAGGGGGCGGGGGTGACCCTGAACCGCGGCGATGTGCATTACGTGGTTACGGAGTACGGCATCGCCTACCTGCACGGCAAAAATATCCGCGAGCGGGCGATGGAGCTTATTTCCATCGCTCACCCCAGGTTCCGCAGAGACCTCATCCAGAAGGCTAAAGAGCAGAACCTTATTTATAAAGACCAGGCTTATATCGCCGGCAAGGTAGGGGAGTACCCCAGGGAACTGGAGACCTACCGCACCACCCGCGCCGGACTGGAAATTTCACTGCGGCCGGTAAAAATCAGCGATGAGCCTCTGCTCAAGGACCTGTTCTATTCCCTCTCGGATAACAGCCTGTACCGCCGCTTCATGTCCCACCGCAAGGACATGCCCCACGAGCGTTTGCAGGAGTTCGTGGTTATTGACTACCACCGTGAAGTATCTATCGTCGCCACCATCAATGAGGATGGAAAAGAGACCATCGTCGGCCTGGGGCAGTACCTGATGCTGCCGGATGCCCATGTGGCGGAAATCGCTTTCGTGGTGAACGATGCCTACCAGAACAAGGGCATCGGCAACGAGCTGCTTTCCTATCTTACCTACCTGGCCAAGAAGCAGGGCCTGCTCGGCTTTACCGCGGAAGTGCTGATGGAAAACAGCCCCATGCTCCATCTCTTTGAAAAGATGGGTTTCTTCATCGATAAACGACTTGAGGGAGAGACCTACGAGCTTAAAATGGCTTTTAGTGAGGCTAAAAGTAATGTACAACAAACCTGA
- a CDS encoding histone deacetylase — MTAAILYRDELTEYDFGTGHPFRSDRYVNFMRFLQQQLPAGEHYRVIAAEPALVDDLLKICDEDYISFNKEYYHAAAAGWTAYFEDFSHYQSPDNKPLGAPGNLEEGARLIVGQAKAAADLVQSGQYKKAVSVGGGMHHAKQRYGEGFCIYNDVAFAALYLIDRYRLERVLVLDTDAHAGNGTAEYVRKNPKILFINVHQDPHTIYPGTGFAAEIGEEGGLGKTVNIPLPPNAGDDSYRLAFDRVILPLTREYQPQIIIRNGGSDPHFDDGLTNLNMTIAGFKMMGEKVREMAEVCDGKQLDLIASGYNKQVLPYAWLALLGGAIPLPVNVPEPVPVPPALQHDRALPETEKVLENVRRYHADYWRCFK, encoded by the coding sequence TTGACCGCCGCCATACTTTACCGGGATGAGCTCACGGAATATGATTTTGGTACCGGGCACCCTTTCCGCAGTGATAGATACGTCAACTTCATGCGGTTTCTCCAGCAGCAGTTGCCCGCCGGCGAGCATTACCGCGTCATCGCCGCCGAGCCGGCCTTGGTGGACGACCTCCTGAAAATCTGTGACGAGGACTATATATCCTTTAATAAGGAATACTATCACGCCGCCGCCGCCGGCTGGACCGCCTACTTTGAGGATTTCAGCCACTACCAGTCGCCGGATAACAAGCCCCTGGGTGCCCCGGGCAACCTGGAAGAGGGCGCCCGGCTGATTGTCGGCCAGGCCAAGGCCGCCGCTGACCTCGTTCAAAGCGGGCAGTATAAAAAGGCCGTGTCTGTCGGCGGGGGCATGCATCACGCCAAACAGCGCTATGGTGAGGGCTTCTGTATCTATAACGATGTTGCTTTTGCCGCTTTATACCTTATTGACCGCTATCGCTTGGAGCGCGTGCTGGTGCTGGATACGGACGCCCACGCCGGCAACGGCACCGCGGAATACGTGCGGAAAAACCCTAAAATTCTGTTCATAAATGTCCATCAGGACCCCCACACCATTTACCCCGGCACCGGGTTCGCCGCGGAAATAGGGGAAGAGGGCGGGCTGGGCAAGACGGTGAACATTCCCCTCCCCCCCAACGCCGGCGATGACTCCTACCGCCTGGCCTTTGACCGGGTTATCCTCCCCCTTACCCGCGAATATCAGCCGCAAATCATTATCCGCAACGGCGGATCGGACCCTCATTTCGATGACGGCCTGACCAATCTGAACATGACTATCGCCGGCTTTAAAATGATGGGCGAAAAGGTGCGGGAAATGGCGGAAGTCTGTGACGGCAAACAGCTCGACCTTATTGCCTCCGGCTATAACAAGCAGGTCCTGCCCTATGCCTGGCTGGCCCTGCTCGGCGGCGCTATCCCTCTCCCGGTTAATGTGCCGGAGCCGGTGCCCGTGCCGCCGGCGCTCCAGCATGACCGCGCTCTCCCGGAAACGGAAAAGGTGCTGGAGAATGTCCGCCGCTATCACGCTGACTACTGGCGCTGCTTTAAATAG
- the tsaA gene encoding tRNA (N6-threonylcarbamoyladenosine(37)-N6)-methyltransferase TrmO, whose amino-acid sequence MSDTVVFHTIGVIHTPYIKKEDTPIQGCFSPDGRGCVEVFPEYAGGLQDIAGFSHLILLYHFHRAEGFQLLTKPFLDKEKKGIFAIRYFNRPNPIGLSVVRLLAVRDNLLDIAEVDMLDGTPLLDIKPYVPEFDIKENVRDGWYPAASERSDYI is encoded by the coding sequence ATGTCGGATACGGTTGTTTTTCATACCATCGGCGTGATACATACGCCCTATATAAAAAAAGAGGATACTCCCATTCAGGGGTGCTTCTCGCCGGACGGCCGCGGCTGCGTGGAGGTCTTTCCGGAATATGCCGGCGGCCTTCAGGATATCGCCGGCTTTTCCCACCTGATATTGCTCTACCATTTCCACCGGGCGGAAGGCTTTCAGCTTTTGACCAAGCCCTTCCTGGATAAGGAAAAGAAGGGCATTTTCGCCATCCGTTATTTTAACCGCCCCAACCCCATCGGTCTTTCGGTGGTCAGATTGCTGGCTGTCCGGGATAATCTCCTGGATATCGCGGAGGTGGATATGCTGGACGGCACCCCGCTGCTGGATATCAAGCCGTATGTCCCGGAGTTCGATATCAAGGAGAACGTGCGGGACGGCTGGTATCCCGCTGCTAGCGAGCGGTCTGATTATATATAG
- a CDS encoding ABC transporter ATP-binding protein produces the protein MLEVNVKKTLPGFDLDVGFSIEQEILAILGPSGSGKTMTLQCIAGLLKPDKGLIKLNGKVLLDSDRRINLVPQKRRVGFVFQNYALFPHLTVRDNIGYGIRHLPKPDIHQRVMQLLDTMHLKELGARFPRQLSAGQQQRVALARAIAPEPEVLLLDEPFSALDAQVKERLELELMNLQNYYRGHILFVTHNLEEGYKLASKIAVYESGRIIQCDFKNRVIKLPANRTVARLTGVRNIMKGTVKTVEGSAVQVAVPELGGSLKVKLDEALSLDVGQAVTIGIRPEYIHIVDNPGDNTFSCRADRIVEGVSLINCFFHTNNSSIDRHWLEVSLHKLHAPIIQSGRDCYVYLPPEHITIITS, from the coding sequence TTGCTTGAAGTAAACGTTAAAAAAACTCTGCCCGGCTTCGACCTGGACGTGGGTTTCTCCATTGAACAGGAGATTCTCGCTATCCTGGGGCCGTCCGGTTCCGGCAAGACCATGACCTTGCAGTGCATCGCCGGTCTGCTGAAACCGGATAAAGGGCTTATCAAGCTCAATGGTAAAGTCCTGCTTGATTCTGACCGGCGTATCAACCTGGTCCCCCAGAAACGGCGGGTGGGCTTTGTCTTTCAGAACTACGCCCTTTTTCCCCACCTCACCGTCAGGGACAATATCGGCTACGGCATCCGCCACCTCCCCAAACCGGATATTCACCAAAGGGTGATGCAATTGCTGGACACGATGCATCTCAAGGAGCTGGGCGCGCGCTTTCCCCGCCAGCTTTCCGCCGGTCAGCAGCAGCGCGTCGCCCTGGCGCGGGCCATCGCCCCGGAGCCGGAGGTCTTGCTCCTGGACGAGCCTTTTTCCGCCCTGGATGCCCAGGTGAAAGAGCGCCTGGAGCTGGAGCTGATGAACCTGCAAAACTATTACCGCGGCCATATCCTCTTCGTCACCCACAACCTGGAAGAAGGCTATAAGCTGGCCTCTAAAATCGCCGTTTACGAGTCCGGTCGCATCATTCAGTGCGACTTTAAGAACAGGGTGATTAAGCTGCCGGCCAACCGCACCGTGGCCAGGCTGACCGGGGTCAGGAACATTATGAAGGGCACCGTGAAAACGGTGGAGGGTTCTGCCGTGCAGGTGGCCGTGCCGGAACTGGGCGGCAGCCTTAAAGTGAAACTGGATGAGGCCCTTAGCCTCGACGTCGGCCAGGCGGTGACCATCGGCATCCGGCCGGAGTACATCCATATCGTCGATAATCCCGGCGATAATACCTTTTCCTGCCGGGCGGATAGAATCGTGGAAGGGGTATCTCTCATCAACTGTTTCTTCCATACCAATAATAGTAGTATTGACCGCCACTGGCTGGAGGTCTCGCTGCACAAGCTGCACGCGCCCATTATCCAGTCCGGCCGTGATTGCTATGTGTATTTGCCGCCGGAGCACATCACCATCATTACCAGTTGA
- the modB gene encoding molybdate ABC transporter permease subunit, with protein MTDSYLSPLWISCKTVLTTTVITFFIGIAVARWMARYSGRCKSLIDGLFILPLVLPPTVVGFGLLILFGRNGPLGHVLTWLGTTIVFSWPATVIAAVIMTFPLMYMSARAGFEQVDTNVENAARTLGASEWRIFWTVTMPMAWPSVVAATILTFARALGEFGATLMLAGNIPGKTATIPVAIYFNIQGGHNDRALVLVAIVLVISFVSLAALAYWKRKTSRTTGIVLTE; from the coding sequence ATGACGGATTCTTATCTTTCGCCATTATGGATATCGTGCAAGACTGTCCTGACGACCACGGTGATTACGTTTTTCATCGGCATCGCCGTGGCTCGCTGGATGGCGCGGTATTCCGGCCGCTGTAAAAGCCTTATCGATGGCTTGTTCATCCTGCCGCTGGTGCTGCCGCCCACGGTGGTAGGCTTCGGCCTGCTCATCCTTTTTGGCCGGAACGGCCCGCTCGGGCATGTGCTGACCTGGCTGGGGACCACCATCGTGTTTTCCTGGCCGGCCACGGTCATAGCGGCGGTCATCATGACCTTCCCGCTGATGTATATGTCCGCCCGGGCCGGCTTTGAGCAGGTTGATACCAACGTGGAAAATGCCGCCCGGACGCTGGGTGCCAGTGAGTGGCGCATTTTCTGGACGGTCACCATGCCCATGGCCTGGCCGTCCGTCGTCGCCGCCACCATTCTCACCTTCGCCCGCGCTCTCGGCGAGTTCGGCGCCACCCTGATGCTGGCCGGTAATATTCCCGGCAAGACGGCCACCATCCCGGTAGCCATTTACTTTAACATCCAGGGCGGCCATAACGACCGCGCCCTGGTGCTGGTGGCTATCGTGCTGGTAATCTCCTTTGTCTCGCTGGCGGCGCTGGCCTACTGGAAGCGCAAGACGTCCCGCACCACCGGCATCGTGTTGACGGAATAA
- the modA gene encoding molybdate ABC transporter substrate-binding protein, giving the protein MNFFRKNSIVSISLAVLLLALLVFAGCSDSSATTTPPAQVELSVLAAASMTDALQAVNDLYMSEFPNVTVVANFASSGTLQKQIEQGAPADVFISAAAKQMDALQGESLILDATRRDLLNNRVVLVVPVNSTLVLNDFTDLLNSDVLQIAIGDPDSVPAGTYGKQALDQLGIYAQVQSKLILCSDVRQVLSYVEAGNVDAGIVYSTDAAITDQVKIMADAPAEVNSKIVYPVAVIKSSQHVAAAEAYIAFLFTDEVAAIFEQYGFSVVVQ; this is encoded by the coding sequence ATGAACTTTTTCCGGAAAAACAGTATTGTAAGTATAAGCCTGGCGGTTTTGCTGCTGGCGCTGCTCGTCTTTGCCGGCTGCAGCGATTCTTCGGCGACTACCACCCCGCCTGCTCAGGTGGAGCTTAGCGTTTTAGCTGCCGCCAGCATGACGGATGCCCTCCAGGCGGTAAATGACCTGTATATGAGTGAATTCCCCAATGTCACCGTCGTGGCCAACTTTGCCTCGTCCGGCACGCTGCAAAAGCAGATTGAGCAGGGCGCCCCCGCGGACGTTTTCATCTCCGCGGCCGCCAAGCAAATGGACGCCCTCCAGGGCGAATCGCTGATTCTCGATGCCACCCGCCGCGACCTCCTCAACAACAGGGTGGTGCTGGTGGTCCCCGTGAACAGCACCCTCGTCCTTAACGACTTTACCGACCTGCTGAACAGCGATGTTTTACAGATTGCCATCGGTGACCCCGATTCCGTTCCGGCCGGTACTTACGGCAAGCAGGCCCTTGACCAGCTCGGCATTTACGCGCAGGTGCAGTCCAAGCTGATTCTTTGCAGTGACGTGCGCCAGGTGCTAAGCTATGTGGAGGCCGGTAACGTGGATGCCGGTATTGTCTATTCCACGGACGCCGCCATCACGGACCAGGTAAAAATAATGGCTGACGCCCCGGCGGAAGTCAACAGCAAGATAGTCTACCCGGTGGCTGTTATCAAGTCCAGCCAGCATGTCGCCGCCGCGGAGGCTTACATCGCCTTCCTTTTCACTGATGAGGTCGCGGCTATCTTTGAACAATATGGGTTCAGCGTGGTGGTACAATAA